One segment of Trypanosoma brucei brucei TREU927 chromosome 8, complete sequence DNA contains the following:
- a CDS encoding kinetoplast-associated protein, putative: MTARRRHRQRQANGHPHKHGVSHPRVTSQGEEQQQCGDSYGAQTTQQGVDYSYPTSPNAQPVSINHSELRPVKGEGERLEMSVSEEVKQQQSAEQREAASSAFDNNIEQHMESQTVTKHGAHDTSTRSRRGRTTRSARGRAQVGGRLSKPKAKTAALEAGGSFAPLTRAAAPQTVVSALEEQRRLRNIVAAPPAPLVYEDPAECDDSEVQDTAHDEAVEVKRQVGSFSRSFSTNYPKGTTEVSAPAAELNDTKPIFGNSERDSSQAATKGPEALGTGSHSGSETQSGTQAEEYKYVGGSAYGRQRTANVGRAFGGKGTPKRNHIGDRTRGSALPSSANAEIYQTGEEEEGTARKQTEGQRNQVETGAVAQGEAEGEHRRVRVESTKKAVMRGGADEEVVYKGAGEARTDVEEEAARRRAEEVARRRAAAKDVLMRRAEEAARRRAEKVAQRRAEHAARRKVEEEARKRVEGGAQKAAEEVARKNAEEAARKKAEEEARKKAEEAARKKAEEAARKKAEEAARKKAEEAARKKAEEAARKKAEEAARKKAEEAARKKAEEAARKKAEEAARKKAEEAARKKAEEAARKKAEEAARKKAEEAARKKAEEAARKKAEEAARKKAEEAARKKAEEEARKKAEEEARKRAEEEARKKAEEEARKRAEEAARKKAEEEARKKAEEEARKKAEEAARKKAEEAARKRAEEAARKKAEEAARKKAEEAARKKAEEAARKRAEEAARKKAEEEARRMAEEEEEARRMAEEEAVRKRVEREVARKKAEEVARRRAEQAVRKKAEEVAVRKRAEEEAARRMAEEEEARRMAEEENLERGRAVDGAARTATGNETTLTEQQRRERAKKKLERYRKQALARNQRPAWRESDAAAAAAAAVAQGAADVPFVPTRGNTILPSEARAASTSEEELIAGALTFPNSNVAIEKFDENQLVVRRQSLDDPWDIGLRFDWTIKTLAIGSLPTYRLTDPRRMHPFMRMYQSKPVWFLEEVNGTKANNIREVMEVLKKSLLAKFVFRKPH; the protein is encoded by the coding sequence ATGACCGCTCGACGACGCCATCGTCAGCGGCAAGCCAACGGTCACCCGCACAAACACGGAGTCTCACATCCCCGAGTGACGTCACAGGGCGAGGAGCAACAGCAGTGTGGAGACTCTTATGGGGCCCAGACCACACAACAAGGTGTTGATTACTCATACCCTACGTCGCCGAATGCACAACCCGTGAGCATAAACCATTCAGAATTGCGGCCCGTAAAGGGTGAAGGAGAAAGACTAGAAATGTCAGTATCTGAGgaagtaaaacaacaacagtcagCAGAGCAGCGGGAAGCTGCTTCAAGCGCCTTTGATAATAACATAGAACAACACATGGAGTCACAAACAGTGACGAAGCATGGTGCACACGACACTTCCACGCGGTCACGACGTGGAAGGACGACGAGGAGCGCAAGAGGGCGTGCCCAGGTGGGTGGGCGGCTATCCAAGCCGAAGGCGAAAACAGCTGCACTGGAAGCAGGAGGTTCCTTTGCTCCTCTTACTAGGGCCGCAGCCCCGCAGACGGTGGTGAGCGCGCTGGAGGAACAGCGGCGACTCCGGAATATAGTTGCAGCACCGCCAGCACCTTTGGTATACGAGGACCCTGCGGAATGCGACGATAGCGAAGTTCAGGACACGGCACACGACGAAGCGGTCGAGGTCAAGCGACAAGTGGGCTCTTTTTCGCGATCATTTAGCACCAATTATCCGAAGGGTACTACAGAAGTATCCGCACCGGCGGCGGAGTTAAATGACACAAAGCCCATTTTCGGCAACAGTGAGCGAGATTCATCGCAAGCTGCCACCAAAGGACCCGAAGCTTTAGGCACAGGTTCTCACAGTGGTTCGGAAACACAATCAGGAACACAAGCGGAAGAATACAAATATGTTGGTGGTAGCGCTTATGGGCGACAGCGCACTGCAAACGTTGGAAGAGCTTTCGGTGGCAAAGGGACACCAAAGCGGAACCACATCGGGGACCGTACGCGGGGCTCCGCTCTCCCCTCGTCTGCAAATGCGGAAATTTACCAAAcaggtgaggaggaggaaggaacCGCGCGGAAGCAAACAGAAGGGCAACGAAACCAGGTGGAAACCGGGGCAGTCGCTCAAGGGGAAGCCGAAGGAGAGCACAGGCGAGTGAGGGTTGAATCAACTAAGAAAGCAGTCATGCGCGGGGGAGCCGATGAGGAGGTCGTGTATAAAGGAGCAGGGGAGGCACGAACGGATGTCGAAGAGGAAGCGGCAAGGAGGAGAGCAGAAGAGGTGGCCCGAAGGCGGGCTGCAGCGAAAGATGTTTTAATGAGGCGGGCTGAAGAGGCGGCGCGCAGGAGGGCAGAAAAGGTGGCCCAAAGACGGGCTGAACACGCGGCCCGTCGAAAAGTTGAAGAGGAGGCGCGGAAGCGTGTGGAAGGGGGGGCACAGAAAGCAGCGGAGGAAGTGGCACGCAAAAatgctgaagaggcggcacgcaagaaagctgaagaggaggcacgcaagaaagctgaagaggcggcacgcaagaaagctgaagaggcggcacgcaagaaagctgaagaggcggcacgcaagaaagctgaagaggcggcacgcaagaaagctgaagaggcggcacgcaagaaagctgaagaggcggcacgcaagaaagctgaagaggcggcacgcaagaaagctgaagaggcggcacgcaagaaagctgaagaggcggcacgcaagaaagctgaagaggcggcacgcaagaaagctgaagaggcggcacgcaagaaagctgaagaggcggcacgcaagaaagctgaagaggcggcacgcaagaaagctgaagaggcggcacgcaagaaagctgaagaggcggcacgcaagaaagctgaagaggcggcacgcaagaaagctgaagaggaggcacgcaagaaagctgaagaggaggcacgcaagagggctgaagaggaggcacgcaagaaagctgaagaggaggcacgcaaGAGGGCTGAAGAGGCagcacgcaagaaagctgaagaggaggcacgcaagaaagctgaagaggaggcacgcaagaaagctgaagaggcggcacgcaagaaagctgaagaggcggcacgcaagagggctgaagaggcggcacgcaagaaagctgaagaggcggcacgcaagaaagctgaagaggcggcacgcaagaaagctgaagaggcggcacgcaagagggctgaagaggcggcacgcaagaaagctgaagaggaggcgcgGAGAatggcggaggaggaggaggaagcacgAAGGATGGCAGAAGAGGAGGCGGTCCGTAAGCGAGTTGAGCGGGAAGTGGCACGCAAGAAGGCTGAAGAAGTGGCGAGGAGAAGGGCTGAACAAGCGGTGCGtaagaaagctgaagaagtaGCGGTACGCAAGAgggcggaggaggaggcggcacGAAGGAtggcagaagaagaagaagcgcGTAGAATGGCGGAAGAGGAGAATTTGGAGCGCGGGCGAGCCGTGGATGGGGCTGCACGTACCGCGACGGGGAACGAGACTACTCTAACGGAACAACAGCGCCGTGAAAGGGCGAAGAAGAAGTTAGAACGGTATCGCAAGCAAGCGCTGGCACGTAATCAGAGGCCTGCCTGGAGGGAGAGCGATGCCGCAGCCGCTGCCGCGGCGGCTGTTGCACAAGGTGCCGCGGATGTGCCGTTTGTCCCCACAAGAGGAAACACCATTCTTCCCTCAGAAGCACGTGCAGCATCCACTTCGGAGGAAGAGTTGATAGCCGGCGCTCTCACCTTCCCCAACAGCAATGTTGCAATTGAGAAGTTTGACGAAAATCAATTAGTCGTGCGACGCCAGAGCCTGGATGATCCGTGGGATATTGGCCTGCGGTTCGACTGGACAATCAAAACGCTGGCAATCGGTTCCCTGCCCACCTATCGGCTGACAGACCCACGCCGCATGCACCCCTTTATGCGCATGTATCAGTCCAAACCTGTGTGGTTCCTTGAAGAAGTTAATGGCACAAAGGCTAATAACATTCGCGAGGTGATGGAAGTTCTCAAGAAAAGTCTCTTGGCAAAGTTTGTGTTTAGAAAACCGCACTGA